In Marinicauda algicola, one DNA window encodes the following:
- a CDS encoding AbgT family transporter has product MAKPNGEQTVEHQKGILGLIERAGNKLPDPAFIFFYLIIVMAIVSTIAAVMGMSVPHPTQLAEDGSAFIVRAASALSPENIEHLLVEMPEIFTGFHPLGYVLVVMLGAGVAERAGLFGTAMRAMVRDVPKIFLTPAVALAAMMGNLAADAAYVVLIPLAGVIFAAAGRHPVAGITAAFAGVSGGFSANLLPGQLDALLFGITEASVVAIVPDWTMNIAGNWYFIAAMTVIFTPVIWYVTDRIIEPRLGKWTGGAVAGGKGTEDDQDPEADLTEGQKKGLVRAGLVSLLVVLVWLALTVDLVALIPFTDISMYGGNIPLFNEAALTGPDGNVAIALVPMFSSLVAGFMLLFIFAGIAYGQAAGTIKSHRDIVEMMAGAMKDMGYYLVLAFFAAYFVEMFNVSNLGLIFAVNGADAIENSGLPLPLVLGLIVLFSATLNLFVGSASAKWALMAPVLVPMLMLLGVSPEMATAAYRVGDSATNIITPLMVYFPLVLVFAQRWVPGFGIGSLTASMIPYSIYLLITGIIMTIVWVYLDIPLGPGATVDYVIPGAVQ; this is encoded by the coding sequence ATGGCGAAACCGAACGGGGAGCAGACGGTCGAGCACCAGAAGGGGATTCTGGGCTTGATCGAGCGGGCCGGCAACAAGCTGCCCGACCCGGCCTTCATCTTCTTCTACCTGATCATCGTCATGGCGATCGTGTCCACGATCGCGGCCGTCATGGGCATGTCGGTGCCCCACCCGACCCAGCTCGCCGAGGACGGTTCGGCCTTCATCGTGCGCGCGGCGAGCGCGCTCTCTCCGGAAAACATCGAGCACCTTCTGGTGGAGATGCCGGAGATCTTCACCGGCTTCCACCCGCTGGGCTACGTGCTGGTGGTGATGCTGGGTGCGGGCGTCGCCGAACGCGCCGGCCTGTTCGGCACGGCGATGCGCGCCATGGTGCGCGACGTGCCGAAGATCTTCCTCACCCCCGCGGTCGCGCTCGCCGCGATGATGGGCAACCTCGCCGCCGATGCGGCCTATGTGGTGCTGATCCCGCTGGCCGGCGTGATCTTCGCCGCGGCCGGGCGCCATCCCGTCGCCGGCATCACCGCGGCCTTCGCCGGGGTGTCGGGCGGGTTCTCGGCGAACCTGCTGCCGGGCCAGCTCGATGCGCTGCTGTTCGGCATCACCGAGGCCTCGGTCGTGGCCATCGTGCCGGACTGGACGATGAACATCGCCGGCAACTGGTACTTCATCGCCGCCATGACGGTGATCTTCACCCCGGTCATTTGGTACGTCACCGACCGCATCATCGAGCCGCGCCTTGGCAAGTGGACGGGCGGTGCTGTCGCCGGCGGCAAGGGGACCGAGGACGATCAGGACCCGGAAGCCGACCTCACCGAGGGCCAGAAGAAGGGCCTGGTGCGCGCCGGTCTCGTCTCGCTCCTCGTGGTGCTGGTCTGGCTTGCCCTGACCGTCGACCTCGTCGCGCTCATCCCGTTCACCGACATCTCGATGTATGGCGGCAACATCCCGCTGTTCAACGAGGCCGCCCTCACCGGGCCCGACGGGAATGTCGCGATCGCGCTGGTGCCGATGTTCTCCTCGCTGGTGGCCGGCTTCATGCTGCTCTTCATCTTCGCCGGCATCGCCTACGGACAGGCCGCCGGCACGATCAAGAGCCACCGCGACATCGTCGAGATGATGGCCGGCGCCATGAAGGACATGGGCTACTATCTCGTGCTCGCCTTCTTCGCCGCCTATTTCGTGGAGATGTTCAACGTCTCCAACCTGGGCCTGATCTTCGCGGTCAACGGCGCGGACGCGATCGAGAATTCGGGCCTGCCCCTGCCGCTGGTGCTCGGCCTCATCGTGCTGTTCTCCGCGACGCTGAACCTGTTCGTCGGCTCGGCGAGCGCGAAATGGGCGCTGATGGCCCCGGTCCTGGTGCCGATGCTGATGCTGCTCGGCGTCAGCCCGGAGATGGCGACGGCGGCCTACCGCGTCGGCGACAGCGCGACCAACATCATCACGCCTCTCATGGTCTACTTCCCGCTCGTGCTGGTCTTCGCCCAGCGCTGGGTGCCCGGCTTCGGCATCGGCTCGCTGACCGCCTCGATGATCCCCTACTCGATCTACCTGCTGATCACCGGGATCATCATGACCATCGTCTGGGTCTATCTCGACATCCCGCTCGGGCCCGGCGCCACGGTGGACTACGTGATCCCGGGGGCGGTGCAGTAG